The Brassica napus cultivar Da-Ae chromosome C7, Da-Ae, whole genome shotgun sequence genome has a segment encoding these proteins:
- the LOC106425614 gene encoding inorganic pyrophosphatase TTM2 gives MMGQDTNGIEFHQKRHGLLKDQVQLVKRRDSVRYEIVPIQDRLSFEKGFFAVIRACQLLSQKNDGIILVGVAGPSGAGKTVFTEKILNFLPSVAVISMDNYNDASRIVDGNFDDPRLTDYDTLLKNLEDLKEGKQVEVPIYDFKSSSRVGYRTLDVPASRIVIIEGIYALSEKLRPLLDLRVSVTGGVHFDLVKRVLRDIQRAGQQPEEIIHQISETVYPMYKAFIEPDLQTAQIKIINKFNPFTGFQSPTYILKSRKDVSVDQIKAVLSEGYTENKEETYDIYLLPPGEDPESCQSHLRMRNKDGKYSLMFEEWVTDTPFVISPRITFEVSVRLLGGLMALGYTIATILKRNSHVFATEKVCVKIDWLEQLNRHYMQVQGKDRQLVQSTAEQLGLEGSFIPRTYIEQIQLEKLINEVMALPDDLKHKLSLDEDLVSSSSPKEALLRASADRVAMRNKNLKRGMSHSYSTQRDKNLSKLAGYSSSDRRYEERNHDSPANEGFMTQLSEQISSLNERMDEFTNRIEELNSKLSCNKNSPTQQSMTVQAEVCNGSAPTSYFISSLDNGCLTNSIMPHSSSSSQLAKDSPLMEEISTLSRGQRQVMHQLDNLCTLMRESSSAERSRLARTGSNNRSRSSKSFFLSSSLPLKLTALALCSVGIVVIKSYINKRQ, from the exons ATGATGGGTCAAGACACCAACGGGATCGAGTTTCATCAGAAGAGGCACGGTCTTTTGAAGGATCAAGTCCAATTGGTCAAGAGAAGAGACTCTGTTCGGTACGAGATAGTCCCAATTCAAGATCGGTTGTCGTTTGAGAAGGGCTTCTTTGCTGTTATCCGTGCGTGCCAGTTGCTTTCTCAGAAGAACGATGGCATCATATTGGTTGGGGTCGCTGGTCCTTCTGGTGCTGGGAAGACGGTGTTTACCGAGAAGATACTCAACTTCCTGCCGAGTGTGGCTGTCATATCGATGGACAATTATAATGACGCTAGTCGGATTGTTGATGGCAACTTTGACG ATCCACGGTTAACGGACTATGACACATTGCTCAAGAATCTTGAAGATTTGAAGGAAGGGAAACAAGTTGAGGTTCCTATATATGATTTTAAGTCCAGCTCTCGTGTTGGATATAG GACTCTTGATGTCCCGGCTTCTAGGATTGTGATCATTGAAGGAATCTATGCATTGAGTGAAAAACTGCGACCTTTGTTGGATCTTCGTGTGTCCGTTACTGGTGGAGTTCACTTTGATCTTGTTAAAAGGGTTCTGCGTGATATACAACGTGCAGGCCAACAGCCAGAGGAGATTATCCATCAGATATCTGAAACA GTGTACCCGATGTACAAAGCTTTCATAGAACCAGATCTCCAGACGGCTCagattaaaatcattaataaattCAACCCCTTCACTGGTTTTCAGAGCCCAACATACATCTTGAAG TCAAGAAAAGATGTATCTGTTGATCAGATCAAGGCTGTTCTTTCTGAAGGATACACAGAGAATAAGGAGGAAACCTATGACATATATCTTCTTCCACCGGGTGAAGATCCAGAGTCGTGCCAATCACATTTGAGGATGCGGAATAAAGATGGAAAGTACAGCCTCATGTTTGAG GAATGGGTCACGGATACTCCTTTTGTCATATCCCCAAGGATTACTTTTGAAGTGAGCGTTCGCTTACTTGGTGGGCTTATGGCGTTGGGATACACAATAGCCACCATACTTAAAAGGAACAGCCATGTTTTTGCTACCGAAAAGGTTTGTGTGAAAATCGATTGGCTTGAGCAGCTGAATCGTCACTACATGCAG GTGCAAGGTAAAGATAGGCAACTTGTACAGAGCACTGCAGAGCAGCTAGGATTGGAAGGATCATTCATTCCACGCACCTATATTGAGCAGATCCAACTTGAAAAACTGATAAATGAAGTAATG GCTCTACCAGATGATTTGAAGCACAAGCTAAGCTTAGATGAGGATTTGGTGTCTAGTTCAAGCCCAAAAGAAGCGCTCTTGAGAGCCTCTGCAGATAGAGTAGCCATGAGAAATAAGAACCTCAAAAG AGGCATGTCACACTCATATTCAACTCAAAGAGATAAGAATCTGTCCAAGCTTGCTGGTTACTCTTCAAGCGATAGGAGGTACGAAGAGAGAAACCATGACTCTCCAGCCAACGAG GGGTTTATGACTCAGCTTTCGGAACAAATATCATCACTGAATGAGAGAATGGATGAGTTCACAAACCGGATCGAAGAGCTGAACTCAAAGCTGAGCTGCAACAAGAACTCACCAACACAGCAGAGCATGACAGTCCAAGCCGAAGTATGCAACGGCTCAGCTCCAACTTCGTATTTCATTTCTAGTCTGGACAATGGCTGTTTGACAAATTCCATAATGCCTCACTCATCTTCGTCTTCCCAGTTAGCCAAGGATTCCCCACTTATGGAAGAG ATATCAACCCTCTCACGTGGACAGCGTCAAGTGATGCATCAACTGGATAACCTGTGCACTCTGATGAGAGAAAGCTCATCAGCAGAAAGGTCACGGCTAGCAAGAACAGGGAGCAACAACAGAAGCCGATCAAGCAAAAGCTTTTTCTTGTCTAGTAGCCTCCCTCTCAAGTTAACAGCCTTGGCTCTTTGCAGCGTAGGGATTGTAGTGATCAAGAGTTACATTAACAAGCGGCAATAA
- the LOC106425599 gene encoding polyubiquitin-D-like has protein sequence MQVYKKKTPKRERRETMQISIKTVEGKSINLEVEDSSKPIDLKIYGPTRQLVLGLNPDAYPTQDAVMRIFVSTIKEKTFILQVKGSDTIKKVKTMIHDQGGLPVDQLNLNFLGTTLENSRTVAYYNIKPDSNLVIVQRGCIC, from the coding sequence ATGCAggtatataaaaagaaaaccccaaagagagaaaggagagaaaCAATGCAGATTTCTATTAAGACGGTAGAGGGAAAAAGCATAAACCTAGAGGTGGAGGATAGCTCCAAGCCCATCGACCTCAAGATCTATGGACCCACCCGTCAACTGGTTCTAGGTTTGAATCCCGATGCCTATCCAACTCAGGACGCAGTCATGCGGATTTTTGTATCGACTATAAAGGAGAAAACATTCATCCTGCAAGTGAAGGGGTCCGATACCATTAAAAAAGTCAAGACCATGATCCATGATCAGGGTGGCTTACCGGTGGACCAGCTGAATCTTAACTTTCTTGGCACCACGCTTGAAAACAGTCGCACCGTAGCTTACTACAACATCAAGCCGGACTCCAATCTTGTCATTGTGCAACGTGGTTGCATCTGCTAA
- the LOC106425611 gene encoding importin-9, with product MVVDQDQQWLLGCLTASLDPNQNVRSFAETSLNQASLQPGFGSALCRVAANKVLSLGLRQLAAVLLKQFIKKHWRENDEDFEYPLVSSEEKDLIRGLLLGSLDDSHRKICTAISMDISSIATYDWPEEWPELLPFLLKLISDQNNINGVHGALRCLALLSGDLDDKDVPTLVPVLFPCLHAVVSSPQSYDKYMRGKALSIFYSCISVLGAMSGVYKTETTTLVTPLLKVWMIQFSLILEHPVQPDDPDDWSLRMEVLKCLNQFVQNFPFLMESELIAIMRPLWHTFESSLQVYLRSSVEGAEDSYDGRYDSDGEEKSLDTFVIQLFEFLSTIVSSRRLAKVIASNVGELVYQTVAFLQVTEQQVHTWSTDVNQFVADEDEGSFSCRISGILLLEEVVNTFGREGINAVVDAAGKRFHESQNEKIAGSSSWWRIREAALYALASLADQLVDAEDLGTDHANLAKFIEQLIMEDTGTGHHECPFLYARIFTAVARFSSEINPGLLEHFLNAAVRAINMDVPPPVKVGACRALLQLLPDMNRSVILPQIMNLFSSLTDLLHRASDETLILVLETLQQAIKAGHEASASIESIISPVILNVWVAHVSDPFISIDIIDVLEAIKNSPGCLHPLTSRILPFIGPALKKPHQQPEGLVSGSLDLLTMLLKGAPSDVVKTAYEFCFDAVIRIILHSEDNSELQNATECLAAFISSGRQELLSWSGDPSFTMRSLLDAASRLLNPDLECSGSLFAGKYILQLILHLPSEMAPRVQDLVAALVRRMQSAEISGFRSSLLLIFARLVHMSFPNVDQFINLLVSVPADGHENSFAYVMTEWTKQQGEIQGAYQIKVTCSALALLLSTRHSEFAKVNVPGNRIQSNGGITTRSKAKSAPEQWTIIPLPMKVLALLADTLIEIQEQVLGCEDEDSEWEEVDEVNVEGEKDLLRSTGASQSSKPSYDQLEAMARTFENQDNGDGDDDFHVTDPLNEINLASYLADFMLKFSSGDRPLFDNVCQGLTNAQRNVIQTVLNR from the exons atgGTGGTGGACCAAGATCAGCAATGGCTGCTCGGGTGCTTGACGGCAAGTCTCGACCCTAACCAGAACGTTCGTTCTTTCGCTGAGACCTCACTCAATCAAGCCTCTCTTCAACCAG GGTTTGGCAGCGCATTGTGCAGGGTCGCTGCTAACAAAGTCCTCTCTTTGGGATTGCGTCAA TTAGCTGCCGTCCTGTTAAAACAGTTCATTAAGAAGCATTGGCGAGAGAACGATGAGGATTTTGAGTATCCTCTTGTCTCAAGTGAGGAAAAG GATCTTATTAGAGGACTACTTTTGGGCTCACTTGATGACTCTCATCGAAAAATCTGTACGGCTATTAGTATGGATATATCATCAATTGCCACATATGACTGGCCAGAAGAGTGGCCTGAGCTGTTACCCTTTCTCTTGAAGTTGATTAGCGATCAGAACAACATCAATGGAG TTCATGGAGCTTTGAGGTGTTTGGCTCTTCTCTCTGGTGACTTGGATGACAAAGATGTGCCTACACTCGTACCTGTGTTGTTTCCTTGCTTGCACGCAGTCGTTTCCTCTCCTCAG AGCTATGACAAGTATATGCGAGGAAAAGcgctttcaattttttattcttGTATATCTGTTCTTGGAGCAATGAGTGGTGTGTACAAG ACAGAAACCACTACTTTAGTTACTCCTCTACTTAAGGTTTGGATGATTCAGTTTTCACTTATACTGGAACATCCTGTGCAACCTGACGATCCTGATGATTGGAGTTTAAGAATGGAG GTATTGAAGTGCTTGAATCAGTTTGTACAGAATTTCCCATTTCTCATGGAAAGTGAACTGATAG CTATTATGAGGCCATTGTGGCACACATTTGAATCATCTCTACAAGTCTATCTTCGATCGTCAGTTGAAGGTGCTGAAGATTCATATGATGGAAGATATGATTCAGATGGTGAAGAAAAGAGTCTTGACACTTTTGTCATCCAG CTATTTGAGTTTCTATCAACCATCGTTAGCAGTAGAAGACTGGCAAAG gtCATTGCCAGTAATGTCGGAGAATTAGTATATCAAACCGTTGCTTTCCTGCAGGTTACAGAACAACAA GTTCATACATGGTCCACGGATGTAAACCAGTTTGTAGCCGATGAAGATGAGGGTAGCTTCAGTTGTCGTATATCAG GTATACTTTTGCTGGAGGAAGTTGTCAATACTTTTGGTAGGGAAGGGATCAACGCCGTTGTAGATGCTGCTGGAAAGCGGTTCCATGAGTCCCAAAATGAAAAGATAGCTGGTTCTTCGTCCTGGTGGAGA ATAAGAGAAGCCGCTCTCTATGCTTTGGCTTCTCTTGCCGATCAACTTGTTGATGCTGAG GACTTGGGAACTGACCATGCTAATTTAGCTAAATTTATTGAGCAATTGATAATGGAAGATACTGGAACTG GGCATCATGAATGTCCTTTCCTTTATGCTCGCATATTTACAGCAGTCGCTAGGTTCTCCTCTGAG ATCAACCCTGGACTTCTTGAGCACTTCCTCAATGCTGCTGTTAGAGCTATTAACATGGACGT GCCTCCACCTGTGAAAGTAGGCGCATGTCGGGCACTTTTGCAGCTCCTACCTGATATGAACCGTTCAGTTATTCTGCCTCAGATCATGAACTTATTCTCATCTCTCACGGATCTTCTCCATCGG GCTTCAGATGAAACTTTGATTTTGGTACTTGAAACTCTCCAACAAGCAATTAAGGCTG GCCATGAAGCATCAGCCTCAATAGAGTCTATTATCTCACCAGTGATTCTTAATGTGTGGGTGGCACATGTCTCTGATCCCTTCATAAGTATCGATATAATTGACGTTCTGGAG GCCATAAAGAATTCGCCTGGCTGTCTGCATCCTCTGACATCAAGGATTTTACCATTCATCGGACCAGCTTTAAAGAAG CCTCATCAACAACCTGAAGGACTAGTGAGTGGATCCTTGGATCTTTTAACCATGCTTCTTAAG GGTGCCCCAAGTGATGTAGTGAAAACTGCATATGAATTTTGCTTTGATGCTGTCATTCGCATCATACTTCACAGTGAGGACAATAGTGAACTACAG AATGCAACAGAATGTCTGGCAGCTTTTATATCTAGTGGAAGACAAGAATTGCTCTCTTGGAGTGGTGATCCCAGCTTTACCATGAGAAGTTTGCTTGATGCAGCTTCTAG GCTTCTCAACCCTGATCTGGAATGTTCTGGATCTCTATTTGCTGGGAAGTACATTCTGCAGCTTATCTTGCATCTTCCATCAGAGATGGCACCCCGTGTCCAGGATCTGGTTGCTGCTCTTGTAAGACGGATGCAGTCTGCTGAAATATCGGGTTTCAGAAGCTCATTGCTACTGATTTTTGCCAGATTG GTCCACATGAGCTTTCCGAACGTTGATCAGTTTATCAATCTGCTTGTTAGCGTACCCGCTGATGGCCATGAAAATTCATTTGCCTATGTTATGACAGAATGGACTAAACAACAAG GGGAAATACAGGGGGCATATCAAATCAAAGTCACTTGCTCAGCTCTGGCCTTATTACTGTCAACTAGACATTCTGAATTCGCCAAGGTCAATGTCCCAGGCAATCGGATCCAG TCAAATGGTGGCATAACCACGCGCTCAAAAGCTAAATCTGCTCCAGAACAATGGACCATCATCCCTTTACCCATGAAG GTACTGGCATTACTAGCTGATACGTTGATTGAAATTCAAGAGCAAGTTTTGGGTTGTGAAGATGAG GATAGTGAATGGGAAGAAGTCGATGAAGTAAACGTTGAAGGTGAGAAAGACTTGCTACGTTCAACTGGTGCCTCTCAATCAAGCAAACCCTCTTATGACCAACTTGAAGCAATGGCTCGAACTTTTGAG AACCAAGATAATGGGGATGGTGATGATGACTTCCATGTTACCGACCCCCTGAATGAG ATTAATCTAGCAAGTTACCTGGCTGATTTTATGTTGAAGTTTTCGAGTGGAGACCGGCCTTTGTTTGATAATGTTTGCCAG GGCTTAACAAATGCGCAAAGAAACGTGATACAGACGGTACTGAACCGCTAG
- the BNAC07G12200D gene encoding protein SOB FIVE-LIKE 1 has translation MLTLKTWFVFFFTLIKAMESPRNHGASEEEEYSSCESGWTMYIGDAFQGNGHSTVVVDDDGDDDDEYSHVKDVDDGYENNDGGKESDDSMASDASSGPSNQISNNINKHAARKNGSKQVCIQKRQPTEKTLSNEGEKSEVKARTRTSAASRAQSRGKVSKTK, from the coding sequence ATGCTAACATTGAAAACTtggtttgttttcttctttacGTTGATCAAAGCCATGGAGTCCCCTAGGAACCATGGAGCCTCTGAGGAGGAGGAATACAGCAGTTGTGAGTCAGGGTGGACTATGTACATAGGAGACGCCTTCCAAGGAAATGGCCATTCTactgttgttgttgatgatgatggtgatgatgatgatgagtacTCACATGTAAAAGATGTCGATGATGGTTACGAGAATAATGATGGTGGTAAAGAGAGTGATGACTCGATGGCCTCTGATGCATCTTCAGGGCCTAGCAATCAGATTTCAAACAACATCAACAAACATGCAGCTAGGAAGAATGGTTCTAAACAAGTCTGCATTCAAAAACGCCAACCTACAGAGAAAACATTAAGCAATGAAGGAGAAAAATCTGAGGTCAAAGCTAGAACAAGAACAAGTGCAGCTAGCCGTGCCCAGAGTAGAGGCAAGGTGAGCAAAACCAAATGA